From Chryseobacterium sp. IHB B 17019, one genomic window encodes:
- a CDS encoding valine--tRNA ligase — protein MQISEKYNPQETEQKWYSYWLENKYFHSEPNDKPPYTVVIPPPNVTGILHMGHMLNNTLQDVLVRRARMQGFNACWIPGTDHASIATEAKVVAKLKSEGINKSDITREEFLKHAWEWTDKYGGTILEQLKKLGCSCDWDRTRFTMEESLSQQVIKSFVDLYNKGLIYRGYRMVNWDPEAKTNISDEEVIFKEQNGKLYFLKYKIEGSEEFLSVATTRPETIFGDTAVCINPNDERYAHLKGKKVIVPIVNRVIPIIEDEYVDIEFGTGVLKITPAHDVNDYEIGQKHNLQMIDALDDDGNLNEHGLHYAGKNRFEVRKQIAKELEEKDLLLKAEDYVNKVGTSERTGAVIEPRVSVQWFLKMSDIAKPALDVVMNDEVKFYPEKFKNTYKHWMDNIRDWNISRQLWWGQQIPAYYYGEGESDFVVAENIDEALELAKQKTNNQQLTTSNLKQDEDALDTWFSSWLWPMSVFDGLNDPENKDINYYYPTSDLVTGPDIIFFWVARMIMAGLEYRKEVPFKNVYFTGIVRDKQRRKMSKSLGNSPDPLELMDKYGADGVRVGILLSSAAGNDLLFDEDLMLQGRNFMTKIWSAFRLINMWNHEDKPANIADNQAIEWFENKLNKTILEIDQQFEKFRISDALHLIYKLIWDDFCGWYLEAIKPNYGEGISKEVYTKTVEFFEELMKLLHPFMPFLTEELWQTISERSIEEALIISQQKKAGNFNENIIKNFEISSEVISGVRNYRQTKGISPKETVEIYTNASEFANESVIKKLANVSEVHFGTKTDKPSFTFLVGSTEVSIPLSENLDLGEEKAKTEEELKYLKGFLVSVDKKLSNEKFVANAKPEVVEVERKKQKDALDKIAILEEKLKSL, from the coding sequence ATGCAGATTTCAGAAAAGTATAATCCACAGGAAACAGAACAAAAATGGTACAGCTATTGGCTGGAAAACAAATACTTCCATTCAGAGCCTAATGACAAGCCGCCTTACACTGTTGTAATTCCTCCGCCAAACGTTACGGGGATCTTACACATGGGGCATATGCTGAACAATACCCTTCAGGATGTTCTGGTCCGCCGTGCAAGAATGCAGGGCTTCAATGCCTGTTGGATTCCGGGAACAGATCACGCTTCTATTGCTACGGAAGCGAAGGTTGTTGCTAAACTGAAATCAGAAGGAATCAATAAATCAGATATTACAAGAGAAGAATTTTTAAAACACGCTTGGGAATGGACCGATAAATACGGAGGAACCATCCTTGAACAGCTGAAAAAGCTTGGATGTTCTTGTGACTGGGACAGAACCCGTTTCACCATGGAAGAGTCACTTTCACAGCAGGTTATCAAGTCTTTTGTTGATCTTTATAATAAAGGCTTAATCTACAGAGGATACAGAATGGTAAACTGGGATCCGGAAGCGAAAACCAATATTTCTGACGAAGAAGTAATTTTTAAAGAACAAAACGGAAAATTATATTTCCTAAAATATAAAATCGAGGGGTCGGAAGAATTCCTTTCGGTGGCTACGACACGTCCCGAAACTATTTTCGGTGACACGGCAGTTTGTATCAATCCTAATGATGAGAGATATGCTCATTTAAAAGGCAAAAAAGTAATCGTACCCATCGTAAACAGAGTAATTCCGATTATCGAAGATGAATATGTTGACATCGAATTCGGAACAGGGGTGTTGAAAATTACGCCTGCTCACGACGTTAATGATTATGAAATCGGACAAAAGCACAATCTTCAAATGATTGATGCTCTTGACGATGACGGAAATTTGAATGAACACGGTTTACATTACGCAGGAAAAAACAGATTTGAAGTAAGAAAACAAATCGCGAAAGAATTGGAAGAAAAAGATCTTTTGTTAAAAGCAGAAGATTATGTAAATAAAGTGGGAACTTCGGAAAGAACCGGCGCGGTTATCGAGCCCAGAGTTTCTGTTCAATGGTTCCTGAAAATGTCTGATATTGCTAAACCAGCTTTGGATGTAGTAATGAATGATGAGGTGAAATTTTACCCTGAAAAGTTTAAAAACACCTACAAACATTGGATGGATAACATCCGCGACTGGAATATTTCCCGCCAACTTTGGTGGGGACAGCAAATTCCTGCTTATTATTATGGAGAAGGAGAAAGCGATTTCGTAGTTGCAGAAAATATCGATGAAGCATTAGAACTGGCGAAGCAAAAGACCAACAACCAACAACTAACAACCAGCAACCTGAAACAAGACGAAGATGCTCTTGATACATGGTTTTCATCATGGTTGTGGCCAATGTCAGTTTTTGATGGTCTGAATGATCCTGAAAATAAAGACATCAATTATTACTATCCGACTTCAGATTTGGTAACAGGCCCGGACATTATCTTCTTCTGGGTTGCCAGAATGATCATGGCCGGATTAGAATACAGAAAGGAAGTTCCGTTCAAAAATGTTTATTTTACAGGGATTGTAAGAGACAAGCAGAGAAGAAAGATGTCAAAATCTTTAGGAAATTCACCTGATCCGCTGGAGTTGATGGATAAATATGGAGCAGACGGCGTTCGTGTTGGTATTTTATTAAGCTCAGCAGCTGGAAATGATCTTCTTTTTGATGAAGATTTAATGTTACAGGGAAGAAACTTCATGACAAAAATCTGGAGTGCGTTCCGTCTGATCAACATGTGGAATCATGAAGATAAACCAGCAAATATAGCAGATAATCAAGCTATTGAATGGTTTGAAAATAAATTAAATAAGACAATTTTGGAAATCGATCAGCAATTCGAGAAGTTCAGAATTTCTGATGCACTGCATTTGATTTATAAATTGATTTGGGACGATTTCTGCGGATGGTATCTGGAAGCGATCAAACCAAATTATGGGGAAGGAATTTCTAAAGAAGTTTATACCAAAACAGTTGAATTCTTTGAAGAATTAATGAAGTTGCTTCATCCGTTCATGCCTTTCTTAACCGAAGAATTATGGCAGACAATTTCGGAAAGAAGCATTGAAGAGGCATTAATTATTTCTCAGCAGAAAAAAGCCGGAAATTTTAATGAAAACATCATTAAAAATTTCGAAATTTCCTCGGAAGTTATTTCAGGAGTTAGAAATTACCGCCAGACAAAAGGTATTTCACCAAAAGAAACGGTAGAAATTTATACCAACGCTTCGGAATTTGCTAACGAATCTGTTATTAAAAAACTCGCCAATGTTTCAGAAGTTCATTTTGGAACAAAAACAGATAAGCCGAGCTTTACTTTCCTGGTTGGATCAACGGAAGTTTCAATTCCTTTGAGTGAAAACCTGGATTTAGGAGAAGAAAAAGCAAAAACTGAAGAAGAATTAAAATATTTGAAAGGATTTTTAGTTTCAGTAGACAAGAAGCTTTCTAACGAAAAGTTTGTTGCCAACGCCAAACCTGAAGTTGTAGAAGTGGAGCGTAAAAAGCAAAAAGATGCTCTTGACAAAATTGCAATTTTGGAAGAGAAACTGAAAAGTTTATAA
- a CDS encoding ribokinase gives MNFSSEQPKIIVVGSSSIDLVLETEKVPCPNETVIARHSESYFGGKGANQAVGTARLGASVYFIGCVGMDPLGQQIMRNMVNENINVGFVYETDEEATGTAYVTTSDGSAAIVVVPAANNFLSIEHVEVADKYFNTADLVLLQLEVSMKVIEYTIRKAKKYGNKVGLYASPAQRLHDEVLDNVDFIVVKSSELHIVFGEDQREEILKKYFNKLFVRDDINSTVYFDGTEMKYCRNDKDKTVYKMGMGDAFTSGFAIALCHQNSIEECVKFGNEVSARVSGKKGSQTGLPRVSDFFS, from the coding sequence ATGAATTTCTCATCAGAACAGCCGAAAATCATCGTTGTAGGAAGCTCTTCCATAGATCTTGTCCTTGAGACCGAAAAAGTTCCGTGTCCTAATGAAACCGTTATCGCCCGTCATTCCGAGAGTTATTTTGGAGGAAAGGGAGCTAATCAGGCAGTGGGGACAGCAAGATTGGGAGCCAGTGTGTATTTCATAGGCTGCGTCGGCATGGATCCTCTTGGCCAACAAATCATGAGAAATATGGTCAACGAAAATATAAATGTTGGCTTTGTTTATGAAACCGACGAAGAAGCGACCGGTACGGCGTATGTAACAACTTCCGACGGGAGTGCCGCAATTGTGGTGGTTCCCGCTGCCAATAATTTTTTAAGCATTGAGCACGTGGAAGTTGCCGACAAATATTTCAATACTGCAGACCTTGTTCTTCTTCAGCTTGAAGTTTCTATGAAAGTCATTGAATATACAATCAGGAAAGCCAAAAAATACGGTAATAAAGTAGGGCTTTATGCTTCGCCTGCACAACGTCTACATGATGAAGTTTTGGATAATGTGGATTTTATTGTAGTGAAAAGCAGTGAGTTGCATATTGTTTTTGGGGAAGATCAGAGAGAAGAAATTCTTAAAAAATATTTCAATAAACTTTTTGTAAGGGATGATATCAATTCAACCGTTTATTTTGACGGTACAGAAATGAAATACTGCCGAAATGATAAGGATAAGACGGTCTACAAAATGGGAATGGGAGACGCTTTTACTTCTGGTTTTGCAATTGCCTTGTGCCACCAGAACTCTATTGAAGAGTGTGTAAAATTCGGGAATGAGGTATCTGCAAGGGTTTCCGGAAAAAAAGGATCTCAAACAGGCTTACCGAGAGTTTCAGATTTTTTCTCATAA
- a CDS encoding alpha/beta hydrolase family protein: MKELKLITKDSVSIAVHLFLPEKSNNKLLLINSATGVKQQIYFSFAQYFSEQGFTVLTYDYRGIGLSKPKKMKGFRASMRIWGSEDYKAVTDYIKINFNDYKKYCLGHSVGALILGMNEDSAMFEELIFVGTQNAFVGNLRLKTRIEAYLGFGIAQPLITTLLGYFPGNWFGLGESLPKNCAYDWRTLILNRKSTNGLLEKIDDYSKRLTQKVFVIRAQDDVWLTEKGVRSLLNNTYPNLKPTYRLIKTSESEKGEIGHVNFFRSYNKKLWNIILNELI, translated from the coding sequence ATGAAAGAGCTAAAGCTTATTACCAAAGATTCGGTTTCTATTGCCGTACATCTTTTTTTACCTGAAAAAAGTAATAACAAGCTGTTGCTTATTAATTCTGCGACAGGAGTGAAACAGCAAATTTATTTCTCTTTTGCGCAATATTTTTCCGAACAGGGATTTACAGTGCTTACTTATGATTATCGAGGAATTGGGCTTTCAAAACCGAAAAAAATGAAGGGTTTCCGGGCTTCCATGAGGATTTGGGGATCGGAAGATTATAAAGCTGTCACAGATTATATTAAAATTAATTTTAATGATTATAAAAAATACTGTCTCGGACACTCCGTTGGAGCCCTGATTTTAGGAATGAATGAAGATTCTGCGATGTTTGAGGAACTTATTTTTGTAGGAACTCAAAATGCATTTGTAGGAAATTTAAGGCTTAAAACCAGAATTGAAGCCTATCTCGGTTTTGGAATCGCTCAGCCTCTAATTACCACATTGCTGGGTTATTTCCCGGGAAATTGGTTCGGCCTCGGAGAAAGTCTTCCAAAAAATTGTGCATATGACTGGAGAACCTTAATTTTAAACAGGAAATCAACGAATGGTTTATTAGAAAAAATTGATGATTATTCTAAGAGATTAACTCAAAAAGTATTCGTTATTCGTGCTCAGGATGATGTCTGGCTAACGGAAAAAGGGGTGAGAAGTTTATTAAACAATACCTATCCGAATCTTAAGCCAACATACAGATTAATAAAAACTTCTGAGTCTGAAAAAGGAGAAATCGGGCATGTGAATTTTTTTAGAAGCTATAATAAAAAGCTTTGGAACATTATTTTAAATGAATTGATATAA
- a CDS encoding DUF4241 domain-containing protein, protein MTHLENIKKLFSKNFVESPLLESFEVGKIHLSSGKLVACDPLITNDMQPFTTKFPTGDFSVLLHKERESNCVAYAEIIFSNSEITDWKLATTAGQNIKELTEEEVFGYPVESGMGCFMDVDTQNNLNELEQRLYHSKGADFMGIYEEFFHDEFFDENGAIDQYAFLKPSENHSGTIFAFETGYGEGFYASYIAYDKDSTPVKIITEFIEIS, encoded by the coding sequence ATGACACACTTAGAAAACATAAAAAAACTATTCTCAAAAAACTTCGTTGAAAGTCCGTTATTAGAGAGCTTCGAAGTTGGGAAAATTCACCTTTCCAGTGGAAAGCTTGTTGCTTGTGATCCCTTGATTACGAATGATATGCAGCCCTTTACTACAAAATTTCCAACAGGGGATTTTTCTGTTTTACTGCACAAAGAAAGAGAAAGTAATTGTGTGGCATATGCAGAAATTATTTTCAGCAATTCTGAAATTACAGACTGGAAACTTGCTACTACAGCCGGACAAAATATCAAAGAACTGACAGAAGAGGAAGTTTTCGGATATCCTGTAGAAAGTGGAATGGGGTGCTTCATGGATGTGGATACGCAAAATAATTTGAATGAACTGGAACAAAGACTGTATCACAGCAAAGGAGCAGACTTCATGGGTATTTACGAAGAATTTTTCCATGACGAGTTTTTTGATGAAAATGGAGCCATTGATCAGTATGCATTTTTAAAGCCTTCAGAAAATCATTCTGGAACTATTTTTGCCTTTGAAACGGGGTATGGAGAAGGTTTTTATGCAAGCTATATTGCTTATGATAAAGATAGTACACCCGTAAAAATTATTACTGAATTTATTGAAATAAGTTAA
- a CDS encoding HD domain-containing protein has translation MKNLIENTVEFVKEKLEGAEAGHDWFHIERVWKLSKKIAETEECNREVVELAALLHDIADPKFHNGDETIALKVSREFLESQNASEDVVEKVLFIIKNISFKNRGEVSKDLPIELKIVQDADRIDAIGAIGIGRTFNFGGFKNNLMYDPNIAPKLNMSKDEYKKSNGTTINHFYEKLLLLKDLMNTEKGKEIAEERHDFMLKFLDQFYKEWNVD, from the coding sequence ATGAAGAATCTGATCGAAAACACAGTAGAATTTGTAAAGGAAAAACTAGAAGGTGCAGAAGCGGGACACGACTGGTTTCACATCGAAAGAGTATGGAAACTGTCAAAAAAGATTGCGGAAACGGAAGAATGCAATCGGGAAGTGGTAGAATTGGCGGCCTTGCTTCATGATATTGCGGATCCTAAATTTCATAATGGTGACGAAACCATTGCCCTGAAGGTTTCACGCGAATTTTTAGAAAGCCAGAACGCTTCGGAAGATGTTGTCGAAAAGGTTTTATTTATTATTAAAAATATCTCGTTTAAAAACAGGGGAGAAGTGTCAAAAGATCTCCCGATTGAGCTTAAAATAGTTCAGGATGCAGATAGGATTGATGCGATCGGGGCTATTGGAATCGGGAGAACATTTAATTTCGGTGGTTTTAAAAATAATCTGATGTACGACCCGAATATTGCTCCGAAACTGAATATGTCGAAAGATGAATACAAGAAATCAAACGGTACAACAATCAATCATTTCTATGAGAAGCTTTTACTGCTGAAAGACCTGATGAACACAGAGAAAGGAAAAGAAATAGCCGAGGAAAGGCACGATTTTATGCTGAAATTCCTCGACCAGTTTTATAAAGAATGGAATGTTGATTAG